Proteins from a genomic interval of Microcoleus sp. AS-A8:
- a CDS encoding DUF4255 domain-containing protein has protein sequence MGRFNQPITRLNRFQQRGFIFPPEPRTAMSNYLAIATVTATLQRTLQATVQVDVDGARVTTVRPDSVGSGTPETGVNLYLYNVAHNPAWGNADLRTRNSDREFLKRPLVALDLHYLISCYGNENELEPQRLMGSVVRTFHARSVLTREVIEDTVADSTYSYLADSNLADQVETVKLIPLSLSMDELSNLWSVFLQTPHSLSVAYEARVVLIESDDIPQRALPVRERRFFAAPNQPQIEQVIPQAGRLQPILADSTLIIQGQRLQSNITLLSIGGVKITPQQVSTNQIVLPLSLLPQGSLRAGVQSLQVIHPRPTVTPMGRNARVPSQEIRGIESNVAAFVVRPTVRDTSLSNLDETADDLRTAQVTVEIDLPIAKTQRVVLLLNERSITKPAAYLFDALPRTEDTNSITFSLYDVKPGEYLVRVQVDGAESLLNVDTNSNSPTFEQYIGPTVVIP, from the coding sequence GTGGGTCGGTTCAACCAGCCAATCACTCGCCTAAATCGGTTTCAACAGCGCGGCTTCATCTTTCCTCCTGAACCCCGAACAGCCATGAGTAATTATTTGGCGATCGCCACAGTAACCGCAACCTTGCAAAGAACCTTGCAGGCAACTGTACAGGTAGACGTAGATGGCGCAAGGGTAACAACCGTTCGCCCCGATAGTGTCGGGAGTGGTACGCCAGAAACCGGGGTTAACCTTTATCTGTACAACGTTGCTCACAATCCGGCTTGGGGCAATGCGGATCTACGCACCCGTAACTCAGATCGAGAATTCCTCAAGCGCCCGTTAGTGGCACTAGACCTGCACTACCTAATTAGTTGTTATGGTAATGAAAATGAGTTGGAACCCCAACGCCTGATGGGTAGTGTTGTTCGCACGTTCCATGCTCGTTCCGTCTTGACACGGGAAGTTATTGAGGACACAGTAGCCGACTCCACCTATAGTTACCTAGCGGATTCTAACCTGGCAGATCAGGTGGAGACGGTAAAATTAATCCCCTTATCCCTTTCGATGGATGAGTTATCTAATTTATGGTCTGTGTTTTTGCAGACGCCGCACTCTCTATCCGTGGCTTACGAGGCCAGGGTTGTCTTGATTGAAAGCGACGATATCCCTCAAAGAGCCTTACCCGTGCGCGAACGCCGATTTTTTGCCGCGCCGAATCAGCCCCAGATCGAACAAGTCATCCCTCAGGCGGGGAGGCTTCAGCCGATTTTGGCGGATAGTACATTAATTATCCAAGGTCAGCGGTTGCAGAGTAACATCACACTTTTAAGTATTGGTGGGGTGAAAATAACGCCCCAGCAAGTCAGTACAAACCAAATCGTCTTACCCCTTTCCTTGCTGCCTCAGGGTTCGTTACGAGCGGGTGTGCAAAGCTTACAGGTGATTCATCCTAGACCAACCGTTACACCGATGGGACGTAATGCGAGAGTCCCTTCCCAGGAGATACGCGGCATTGAATCGAATGTAGCCGCTTTTGTAGTGCGCCCGACTGTTCGGGACACCAGCCTCTCAAACTTAGACGAGACTGCCGATGACTTACGTACCGCTCAAGTGACGGTGGAAATTGATCTGCCGATCGCAAAAACGCAGCGAGTGGTATTGCTGCTTAACGAACGCTCCATTACAAAACCCGCCGCTTATCTCTTTGATGCCTTACCCCGAACAGAGGACACTAACTCAATCACATTTTCCCTCTATGATGTAAAACCTGGAGAGTATCTCGTGCGTGTACAGGTGGACGGTGCCGAAAGTTTACTGAATGTGGATACCAACTCCAATAGTCCGACCTTTGAACAATATATTGGCCCTACCGTAGTCATCCCATGA